The sequence below is a genomic window from Thermoanaerobaculia bacterium.
GCAGGGGGAGAGCCTCGCCCCGATCGAACGCACGAACCCTCCCCACGTTTTCGAGATCCACCCCGTCACCCGGCTCGACGACCTGGATCTCGCCGACACGTTCCGGCCCGTCCGGGGATTCCGCCCCGAACCCGGCGACGTCATCTTCGACAGCCTGAAGCAGGCGCGGCTCCGGATCGTTCCGTCGGAGACGTCGATCACGCTCTACACGCGGCGCGAGGAATTGAACGACGCGGATTTCACCGTCGAGATCGGATCCGAGCCCCCGCAGGTCGTCGCCGACGGCCGGTTCGTCACGGGCGCCCTGCTCTCGCCGCGCGGCGACCGACTGGCCGATCGGATCCGGATGGTGTTCGTGCGCGACACGGAGCCCGAGAGGATCGTCCGCGGCGTTCGGCCGGGAGACCGTCTGCACGTTTTCGGGATCCCGCGAATCGATCTCTCCGCGGTGGCCTTCCGCGTCGAGCGCGGCGCCGCGGACCCGCGAGACCTCGACGGAAAACTGCCCTACGAGATCGTCGTCGTCGGAGTGTTTCCGGAACGGGCGCGCCGGAAGAGAGGGTGAGGGCGGGGCCTCAGCCCATCATCTTCAAGGCCGCCTCGTATCCTTTCTCTTCGCGGACCTTTCGAACCTGAGCCTGCCGGGTTTTCGAGAGGCCCTTGAACTTCGCCATGTAGCGCCCCTGCAGTCGGCGCTGCGCGCGGACGGCGGGAGAAAGCGTCGGTTTCTTTCGCGCTTTCTTCGCCGGCGCGGCGGGGGCGGCGGGCCGGCCGGCCGCTCGCCGCGGCGCGCGGCGTCGTGCGCGGGCCGCGCTCTTGCGTCCTCCGGGAGTCGTCTTTTCGGAGCCGCCGAAGATCGAGCCGAGATTTTCGAAGTGTGACTGAAGTTCAGAAAGTCCCGCCTTGAGCTCGTCGATGATCGAGTGAACGTTCTTTGCCAAGTCGAACTCCTTTGTTGTGAGGGAATGATACCCCGGAATGACCGATCGTTAACAAGTCCGCTGATCGAAAAAATCGGGAGAATGACAGTCGATCCGGGCCGCCGCGCCGGCGAAACGCCGCAGGCGTACGTTCGAATCAGCTTCCCGTCGCTCTTTCCTTTTCCGTGCAGAGCTCGCGGACGAGTTCCAGTAGATCGTCGACCCGGAACGGTTTCTTGACGGGGATCGCGCCCCTGGTTTCGGCCGATGCGAGGCCGTGCGGATCGCCCGAGATGAAGATCACCGGAGCGAGCCCGAGAATCGGATGGCGTTCGCGGTTTTCGAGAAACTGAAGTCCGTCCATGTTGGGCATGCGATGGTCGAGGAGAATCGCGCACGGGTTCTCGCAGGACTGGAGGAGGTCGATCGCTTCTCGCCCGTCGCGGGCGACCCGCGTCGAAAATCCTTCCTGCCTCAGGATTTCGTCGAGTGCCTCGCGCGTGTCGTCGTTGTCGTCGACGATCACGACCAGCGAAGTGAGTGCCATGGCCACCTCCGTAATGTTAAACGGCCGTCGATCTTCGCGGCGTACTTGTCTCTGAGGCAACCCTCGTGCCAATCGGAGGGCCTATGGAATCGGGGCTGCTGCTTTCGGTAGTGGCGCGCCCGCGCGCGTCACGAAAACCGATCAATCGATAGCCTCTTTCGCGGAGACCCGGATCCAGAAGGGATGCTAGGCTTGAAAGACACATCGAAAGGAGCCACAGAATGGCCAAGAACGTTCAGTCGATCATCGATGATCTCGAGTCGGGATTAGCTGCGCTTCGTTTGCACTTCGAGAGTCTTTCATCGGTCTTCGGTGGTGAGAAGGCTACGCCCGGCGGAAGGAAGGCTTCGGCGTCTCGGCGGAGAAAGACTCGGAAGACGCCGGTGAATACGAGCCGAAATGATCCGTACAAGAACTTCAAGTTCCGAGCGAAGAAGACCCGGAAGAAGATGACCATGTCTCCCGCTCTCAGGAAACAGCGACAGCTTCAGGGTCGGTACATGGGTCTCGTCAGAAGATTGCCGAAGGCGAAACAGGCTCAGGTGAAGAAGGTCAGAGAGACGAAGGGATACGAGGCGGCTCTGAAGCTGATGGAGTAGCTTCAACGTTCGAGGGAAGGTTGTGGCCGATTCCAAGGGATCTCGCAACCAAAATTCAGCAAGAAGCTGACCGCGGCTCACGCGAGGATCATCAGTGGGTATCTCAGCTCCTCATAGAGGGACTAAATCGCGGCTCGCGTTCTCCTGAACCAGGGACTGCTCCTCCACCCTCAGTAAAGGCGG
It includes:
- a CDS encoding response regulator, which codes for MALTSLVVIVDDNDDTREALDEILRQEGFSTRVARDGREAIDLLQSCENPCAILLDHRMPNMDGLQFLENRERHPILGLAPVIFISGDPHGLASAETRGAIPVKKPFRVDDLLELVRELCTEKERATGS